The genomic region ggtatcgggtcgctataccaacaaaattaaattgaatttaaatctGCTTGGGTCAGATTCTTAATCCTGAATTGGACCATTTTGGACAACGTGGATGCCACCTTGTAAAGGGTTTTCTTCAACTTCTAAGCAATGCCATTGCAGGGGAATTACCAACAACAAACACTGCCAACCTCCAACCATTAGCTCAGCAGTGTTGCCTATGGCTACCAGCTTGAGATTACGTCACCCTTTCCTACATCTCTTTTAAAACTGAGACAGAGGTTGTGGGCTTCTGGCTGAAGGTTGTCTAGTGAGGGTCTGACCACTGCAGGCAAGCCACGACATATTAAAGATAAAATGAAATGCTTTCAATAATCTTGTCACTTAACTATAACAAATCTATCCGTGGTTTATTCACAGATGTATTGAAAGATCTTATGACATATGTGATAATTGCATTCTCTGTTGTGTCTTTGGTTTCAGGTTGATGGAGAACTACACCTACAACAGCTACACCCTCCAACTGGAGGGGCTGAAGGTTACAGAAGAGTCTACATAccctgtcttcctctttttctttttctcctaccTCTTTATAATAATAGCAAATGTTGGTATTGTAGTTCTGGTTTTCATTGATAAAAGCCTCCACCAGCCCATGTATCTGCTGTTTTGCAACCTGCCCTTAAATGATGTGCTTGGAAACTCTATCATGGTGCCTCGATTGCTTTTAGACTTGTTGCGTCCTCCCTCTGAGCGCCTCATCAGTTATTATGACTGTGTGGTCCAAGCTTTTACAACACATGTATTTGGGACAACTTCCCACACAGTGCTCATGATCATGGCCTTTGACAGATATGTGGCCATCTGCGATCCCCTGCGCTATGCCGCCATAATGACCAACAAAATGGTGATGAAGCTGACAGTTTCAGCCTGGGGGGCGTCCATTTTGTTGATTGGGGTTGTTCTCGGTCTGACCATCCGGCTGAACCGATGCAGGACTCTGATCACAAATCCTTACTGTGACAATCCCTCTCTGTTCAAACTCTCCTGCGAGGATGTGTCTATTAATAATATCTATGGCCTCGTTTTTGTGGTAGTTCTGGACACAGTTTCAATAGGCAGCACAGTTTTCACCT from Etheostoma cragini isolate CJK2018 chromosome 13, CSU_Ecrag_1.0, whole genome shotgun sequence harbors:
- the LOC117956024 gene encoding LOW QUALITY PROTEIN: olfactory receptor 146-like (The sequence of the model RefSeq protein was modified relative to this genomic sequence to represent the inferred CDS: inserted 1 base in 1 codon); this translates as MENYTYNSYTLQLEGLKVTEESTYPVFLFFFFSYLFIIIANVGIVVLVFIDKSLHQPMYLLFCNLPLNDVLGNSIMVPRLLLDLLRPPSERLISYYDCVVQAFTTHVFGTTSHTVLMIMAFDRYVAICDPLRYAAIMTNKMVMKLTVSAWGASILLIGVVLGLTIRLNRCRTLITNPYCDNPSLFKLSCEDVSINNIYGLVFVVVLDTVSIGSTVFTYAIVXIVCLMSKNKSLNSKALKTCSTHLFAYLIMLSNGTLIIILHRFPQYSDQRKMASILFHIIPGCLNPIIYGVQSKEIRKFLSQSFQFKKVLPSL